TACGCGCCGGTGCCGATCGAGACGCGTGGCCTGGTGGTCGAGTGGGTGGCCGCCACCGGAGAGCTGACCATGTGGGCGTCCACTCAGACCCCGCACGAACTGCGCGCATTTTGTGCGCGCTTGTTAGGCATTGCAGCACAACGGGTTCGGGTAATCATGCGGGACACCGGCGGCGGCTTCGGCCAGAAGGTCGTTCCGATGCGCGAAGACATGTGCATCATGCTGGCCGCCCGCAAGGTTCCGGCGGCGCTGAAGTGGATCGAGGACAGGCGCGAGAATCTGATGGCGGCGGGACAGGCCCGCCATGTCAACGGCACCGCCCGGATGGCGTTCGACGAGGACGGCAACATCGCGGCCGCCGACATCGACTTCATCCAGGACATCGGCGCATATCCGACGCCGTATCCGGTGTTGACCACCGCGGCCATCGGCATGTTCTTCCCGGGGCCCTACCGCGTGCCCAAGGCCAGCTTCAACTACAAGACGGTGTTCTCCAACACCAGCGGTCTGGCCGCCTACCGCGGCCCCTGGCAGTACGAAACACTGGCCCGCGAAATACTTCTCGACGTCGGCGCCCGCAAGATGGGCCTGGACCCCGTCGAGCTGCGGCGGCGAAACCTACTGCGTCGTGCTGAGATGCCCTACTTCAACCCCAACGGCATGCCCTACGATCACGTCGCTCCGGCCGAGACTTTCGAGCAAGCCGTGAAAATCCTTGACCACGAAGGCTTTCGCAAGGAGCAGCGCGAGGCCCTGGCCCAGGGCCGCTACCTGGGACTCGGGCTCTCGGCGTACATCGAGCCCACCGGCGCGGCGACCGGTCACCTGGCCACCGAAGGCGCCGCGATGACGATGGAGCCGACGGGCAAGATCAACGTCTATGTGAACGGCGGCTCGAGCGGAAACAGCTTGGAAACCACCGTGATTCAGCTAACCGCCGATGCGCTGGGCGCGGACATCGACGACGTGGCCACCACCCAGGGTGACACGGCGATCACCCCGTACGGCGCGGGGACACAGGGCAGCCGCAGCGGGCCGATGACCGCCGGGGCCGTCGAAGAAGCCGGGGCGATCCTACGGCGAAAGCTGGTGGCGCTGGCCGCACACCAGCTCAAGGTCGCCGAATCCGAAGTGGAGCTGGCACATTCGACCGCGACTGTGCGCGGCGACTCGTCGAAGAAGCTGACCTTCGCCGAGCTGGCGTACACCGCCTACTACGCACCGCAGCAGCTGCCGCCCGGGACGTCATTGGAGGCCACGGCCCGCTACGTCGCCAAGGTGCCGATCCTGTGGTCCAACGCGACTCATGCCTGCACCTGCGAGGTGGACATCGAGACCGGCAAGGTCACGCTGCTGCGCTACATCGTCAGCGAAGACGTCGGGCCGATGATCAATCCCGCGATCGTGGAGGGCCAGATCGCCGGCGGAACGGTGCAGGGCATCGGCGGCGCGCTGATGGAGGACATGGTCTACGACGACGACGGCAACCCACTGGCAACAACTTTCGTCGACTATCTGCTGCCCACGGCCACCGAGGTGCCGCCGATCGAGTTCGGTCACGTCGAGATCCCCGGCCCCGGGCCGGGCGGATACAAGGGCGCCGGCGAGGGTGGAGCGATCGGCTCGGTGCCGGCGGTGATCAACGCGATCAACGACGCGCTGGCGCCGCTGGGAGTGGCGATCACCCGGCTGCCGGCCAGCCCGGCGTCGATTGCCGCGCTGGTGGCCGAGGGGAACCGATGAAGCCCGCGACGTTCGACTACCACCGGCCCGACACCATCGAAGAGGCGGTGGGTCTGCTGGCCGACCTCGGCGACGAGGCGAAAATCCTGGCCGGGGGGCAGAGCCTGATACCGATGCTGTCGATGCGGCTGGCCTACTTCGACCATCTGATCGATATTTCCCGGCTCAGCGAATTGCAGGGCATCGACCTTCGGAACAACGAGCTGTGGATCGGCGCCGGCACCACCGAGGCCAAGGTGGGAGCGAATCCACTTGTCCGCCAATCTGTTCCACTGTTAACAGAGGTGACGCCGTTCATCGGACACTTCCAGATCCGCAATCGCGGCACCCTGGGCGGCTCGATCGCACACGCCGATGCCGCGGGCGAATACCCGGCCGTCGCGCTGACGCTGGACGCGACGATGGAGGTACTTTCGCCGCGCGGACGTCGCGAGATCCCCGCCGCGGACTTCTTCGCCGGCGTGTGGGAGACCACGATGGAGTCCGACGAAGTGCTGACTGGAGTCCGCTTTCCCGTGTGGAACGGCAGGTCCGGGTTCTCGATGCACCAATTCTCGCGTCGTCACGGCGATTTCGCGATCGCGGGCGCGCTGGTCGCGGTGGCACTCGATGGGGACGACCGGGTTTCGCGCTGTGCGATCGGCTTGCTCGGACTGGGCCCCACACCGCTGCGCGCCACCGCCGCCGAGCAGGCGTTGATCGGACGGACGGTCGGCGACGTGACCGCCGAGGAGGTCGGTCGGGCCGCGATGGCGGGACTCGACGCGATTCCGGTCGATCTGCAGGGGTCGGTGCCATATCGGACGAAGGTGGGCGCCACGATGACCGCGCGCGCCTGGACCCAAGCCGTCGAAGAAGCCACGGGAGCACGCCATGCATGAACGATCAGTCCGCTTGTCGGTCAATGGGACTCCGGTCGTCGCCACCGTCGAGCCGCGCATGACGCTGGCCGACTTCCTGCGTGACAAGTGCGGGCTGACCGGCACCCATCTCGGCTGCGAGCACGGGGCCTGCGGCGCGTGCACGGTGCTGCTGGACGGCGATGCGGTGCGGTCGTGTCTGATGTTCGCGGTGCAGTTGGACGGCATGGAGGTGACGACCGTCGAGGGCATCGCGGCGCCGGACGGCACGCTGTCGCCGGTGCAGTCGGCGCTGCGGGAATGCCATGGCCTGCAATGTGGATTCTGCACGCCGGGTTTCGTGGTGTCGCTCACCGCGCTGCTGCGAGACAACCCCGATCCGACCGACGAGGAAATCCGCGAAGGCCTGTCCGGCAACTTTTGCCGGTGCACCGGGTATCAGGGCATCGTCGCCGCCGCGCATCGCGCCGCCGAGATCGCGCGAGAGCCTCGGGAGACGCCGGAGCCTGCCGCCCAGCGATAACACTTTGCTATCGACGACGTTCCAAACGCGCGTCACCTCAGCACATTGCGCCGCCTGCTGCGTAGTCTGCTTCTGATATCTCCGAGATTCGGGAGCGACGCGTGCGGTTTTCGCAGAGGACACGGTGGAGTCTTGCCGGTGGAACCTTGCTGCTTTCGCCCGTATTGGTGATCAGTCCCATGTTGATCAACGGCTGTTCGTCCGTCATCGAGGGCAGGCCGGTCGCCGCGCCGGGCGCCGGGCCGACCGAACCCGCGTTTCCCGCACCGAGGCCGAGCGCCGCGCCGTCGAACCCCACCGGGATCCCGCCGACGACGCCGGTCAACCCGAACGCACCCGCCGGCGCCATCCCGCTGCCGCCCGACCAGAACGGCTACGTCTTCATCGAGACCAAGTCCGGCGTCACGCGCTGCCAGATCAACAAGGACAGCGTCGGATGCGAGGCACCGTTCACCGACTCACCCATGCAGGATGGTGAACACGCCAACGGCGTCCACATCACCTCTACCGGTTCCGTGCAGTGGATCTTGGGCAATCTGGGCGCCATTCCCACCGTCCCGATCGACTACAAGACCTACGACGCGCAGGGCTGGACGATCGAGGCTTCCGAGGCCGGTACCAAGTTCACCAACGGGCGCACCGGACACGGCATGTTCGTCAGCGTGGAGAAGGTCAACACCTTCTAACGCCGATCAGTACGATCGGTGCCGTGGCAGGCCCACCGGATGACTACAACAATGAGCCGACGCGGTACAGAGACGTCGGCAGGGGCAACTACCCGCCCGCCGGTGAACCGCCGTCCGCTCCCGATCAGCCCGATCCGGTCGAGCCCCAGCTCGACCCCTTCGACGAGACCGAGCCCACGCCCTGGTATCGCAAGCCGGCAGGGCTGATCATCTGGGGCCTGTCTGTTCTGATCCTGATCGCGCTGATCGTCTACGGCATCATCGAGCTGATCGGAGACCGGGGCACCGGTAACGCCCCCAGCACCCACACGACGACCACCACCACGTCGCCGACCACCACCAGCGCGACAACGACCCCCACGACGACGACGGAGCCGACCACCACGACCGCCACGACTGAGCCGCCGACCACGAGCACTGCGGTCGCGCCGGCACCACAACCGACTCGCCAAGAGCCGACGCGTCGGCGTCACTGGCCGTCGTGGCTTCCGTCGACGATGCCCGCCATCCCCTAACGAGTTGATTGCAATTAGGTCAAAGTTTGACGGCCGATCGGAACCTACCCGTGTGGGTCCCACCTCGGCCGACACCGCCCCGCTAGTCTCAGCGTCCATGGCAAGGCACGCGCCGGCAGACTACTTCGTCGACGACGAACCGACCGTTCTCATTCACTACGGCGACGACGAGCAGGCCGGCGCGCAGCCCGACCCTGACGATCCGATCCCCGGTTGGCGTAAACCGATTGCGTTGGCCGGGTGGGGCGCCCTCATCGCGGTCCTGATCGCGCTGATCGTCTGGGGCATCATCCAGCTCATGCATGGCGCCCCGCCGCAGGAGCCGGTTACCAACACCACCCCCGCGACCGCCACCACCAAGGCGCCCCGGCCATCGAGCACCGCCAGCGTGACTCCGCCGCGATCGAGTGAGCCGCCGGTCACCACATCCACCGACGCTCCGACGGCGTCCACCGAGGACACACTGCCGTCGACCGCCACAACCGCTGCGACCACGCCGTCGGGCGAGACGTACCCATTGCCTCAGCTGCCGTCGGTGATCACGCTGCCCCCGCTGCCCGGACTACCGACCGAGATCACGCTGCCGCCCGGTCTGTGAAACGGCCTCCCACCTAGACTCGCGGGAACCCACAGCAACATTTACGACATAGCACAGGGGAACGCCAGATGTCCGAGTCGCTCGGGTTGTCCATCGGGATGGCCAACCTGGTCGCGGCCCGTGCGGGTGGCGATGCGGTGACTCGCAGATCCGTGCTCACCCTCTTTGACCAGCGGGCATCCGAAGTCGGCCTGCCGGCGGAAAGTCCGGATCCGGCCGAAGCCGGACTGGTGATGCGGGGATTCGTCGAACGGGTCGGGGACCGCACTCCGCTGGTGGCGGCCGACGGAACGAAGTACCTCGGCGACGCGCTGACGGTCGAAGCGCTCGAGGCGATGGCCCGGACCGTCGACTACGGAACACCGGTCACGATCGCGGTACCCGCGTACTGGACGCCGGAGCAGTCCGCGGCGCTGCGTGAGGAATTCTTTGCCCAACCCGGCCTGGCGCCGGGCGGCGTACCGCCGGCGCTGATCTCCGATGCCACCGCCGCCCTCACCGCGCTGCGGGCCGAACCCGACTTCCCGACCGAGGGCATCGTCGCGTTGTGTGACTTCGGCGCCAGCGGCACCACCGTGACGCTGAGCGACGCCGGGTCGGACTTTTCGCAGATCGGGCCGTCGGTGCGGTACCGCGAATTCTCCGGCGACGGGATCGACCAGCTGATCCTCGACCACATGCGTGACGCCGCCCCGAGCGACACCTCCGGCGGACTGGCCAGCACGACACGGATGGGTTCGCTGACCCGCCTGCTCGACCAATACCGCGCTGCCAAGGAGCAGCTGTCGACAGCCACGGTCACCACGGTCCCTTCCGTAACCGGCGAGGATATCGAGTTGTCCCGCAACGAATTCGAGGAGCTGATCTCCGGGCCGCTGGACGAATTCATCACCGGCATCCAAAACATCCTGCAGCGCAACGAGATTCCGACCGAGCGCCTAGCCGCCGTGGCCACCGTCGGCGGCGGGGCCGCCATCCCACTGCTGGCCACCCGGCTGTCCGAACGTCTGGGGGTGCCGATCCGCACCGCACCGCAGCCTGCGTTCGCGGCCGCCCTCGGCGCGGCCAGCTTCGGTCAGCAGCACCCCTTGCCGGGCGCGGTGCCGAGTCCCGTCGTCGAGACCCCTACGCAATTGGCCGCCGCCGCGCCGGCCGACATGACCCAAGTCATGCCAAACGCCCGGATCGAAGAAGAGGGTCCGCTGGCCTGGTCGGAGGATGACGACGAGGAAGATCCCGTCCCCTACACCGGCCCCGAGCACAGTGGCCAATACGTCCGGGACGCAATGGATTTCGAGGACGACGATCCTTACGCCGCGCCGCCGTGGTACAAG
The Mycobacterium sp. 050128 genome window above contains:
- a CDS encoding xanthine dehydrogenase family protein molybdopterin-binding subunit, whose amino-acid sequence is MTQDVQGAASAPAPRYAGTRVQRVEDGRLLTGHGTFVDDISRPGMLHACFVRSPFARARINGIDAAAALQLPGVHAVFTAADLNAEVKESWHAVAGKDVADTPRPPLAEGEAKFVGDPVALIVAESRYVAEDALELVDVDYEPLPAVSDFTAAQTSDVLVHESYADNVAGGMGGAPPDEAIFGSAAYVVKEEIYQQIYAPVPIETRGLVVEWVAATGELTMWASTQTPHELRAFCARLLGIAAQRVRVIMRDTGGGFGQKVVPMREDMCIMLAARKVPAALKWIEDRRENLMAAGQARHVNGTARMAFDEDGNIAAADIDFIQDIGAYPTPYPVLTTAAIGMFFPGPYRVPKASFNYKTVFSNTSGLAAYRGPWQYETLAREILLDVGARKMGLDPVELRRRNLLRRAEMPYFNPNGMPYDHVAPAETFEQAVKILDHEGFRKEQREALAQGRYLGLGLSAYIEPTGAATGHLATEGAAMTMEPTGKINVYVNGGSSGNSLETTVIQLTADALGADIDDVATTQGDTAITPYGAGTQGSRSGPMTAGAVEEAGAILRRKLVALAAHQLKVAESEVELAHSTATVRGDSSKKLTFAELAYTAYYAPQQLPPGTSLEATARYVAKVPILWSNATHACTCEVDIETGKVTLLRYIVSEDVGPMINPAIVEGQIAGGTVQGIGGALMEDMVYDDDGNPLATTFVDYLLPTATEVPPIEFGHVEIPGPGPGGYKGAGEGGAIGSVPAVINAINDALAPLGVAITRLPASPASIAALVAEGNR
- a CDS encoding FAD binding domain-containing protein yields the protein MKPATFDYHRPDTIEEAVGLLADLGDEAKILAGGQSLIPMLSMRLAYFDHLIDISRLSELQGIDLRNNELWIGAGTTEAKVGANPLVRQSVPLLTEVTPFIGHFQIRNRGTLGGSIAHADAAGEYPAVALTLDATMEVLSPRGRREIPAADFFAGVWETTMESDEVLTGVRFPVWNGRSGFSMHQFSRRHGDFAIAGALVAVALDGDDRVSRCAIGLLGLGPTPLRATAAEQALIGRTVGDVTAEEVGRAAMAGLDAIPVDLQGSVPYRTKVGATMTARAWTQAVEEATGARHA
- a CDS encoding (2Fe-2S)-binding protein, which codes for MHERSVRLSVNGTPVVATVEPRMTLADFLRDKCGLTGTHLGCEHGACGACTVLLDGDAVRSCLMFAVQLDGMEVTTVEGIAAPDGTLSPVQSALRECHGLQCGFCTPGFVVSLTALLRDNPDPTDEEIREGLSGNFCRCTGYQGIVAAAHRAAEIAREPRETPEPAAQR
- a CDS encoding oligopeptide transporter substrate-binding protein, producing the protein MARHAPADYFVDDEPTVLIHYGDDEQAGAQPDPDDPIPGWRKPIALAGWGALIAVLIALIVWGIIQLMHGAPPQEPVTNTTPATATTKAPRPSSTASVTPPRSSEPPVTTSTDAPTASTEDTLPSTATTAATTPSGETYPLPQLPSVITLPPLPGLPTEITLPPGL
- a CDS encoding Hsp70 family protein, with the protein product MSESLGLSIGMANLVAARAGGDAVTRRSVLTLFDQRASEVGLPAESPDPAEAGLVMRGFVERVGDRTPLVAADGTKYLGDALTVEALEAMARTVDYGTPVTIAVPAYWTPEQSAALREEFFAQPGLAPGGVPPALISDATAALTALRAEPDFPTEGIVALCDFGASGTTVTLSDAGSDFSQIGPSVRYREFSGDGIDQLILDHMRDAAPSDTSGGLASTTRMGSLTRLLDQYRAAKEQLSTATVTTVPSVTGEDIELSRNEFEELISGPLDEFITGIQNILQRNEIPTERLAAVATVGGGAAIPLLATRLSERLGVPIRTAPQPAFAAALGAASFGQQHPLPGAVPSPVVETPTQLAAAAPADMTQVMPNARIEEEGPLAWSEDDDEEDPVPYTGPEHSGQYVRDAMDFEDDDPYAAPPWYKRPAIVVSLVAAAVAILIAVILALTLGEESPRPVQTPTPTQPTAPPPEQTVTVTEPTETVTAPPPPPSTTATSTEVPTTTYQPPPTTTYQPPPTTTVPPPTTTVPPPLPTERERLHWPWRRY